The sequence below is a genomic window from Myxococcus xanthus.
GCCTGGCCTCTGGGCACCTCCGGCGGTGGCGCCAAGGACACGGGCTTCTTCGCCGTCCCCGAGGTGGGCGCAGAGGTCGCTGTCTTCTTCAACCAGGGCGACGTCGACGCCCCCTACTACCTCAGCGCGCACTGGGGGCGGCCCGGCGGTCAGAGCGAGGTGCCCGAAGAAGCCCAGGTGTCTCCGCCCGACAACCGCGTCCTCGCCACGCCCACCTTCCGCGTCGAGTTGGACGAGTCCGCAGGCCACCGCAAGCTGAAGCTCACCAACCGGAAGACGGGCGACTGCCTCACCTTCGACGCAGAGGAGAACACCGTCACCCTGGAGGCCACCACCGCCCTCACCCTGCGCGCGGTGGGAGCTATCTCTCTGGAAGCGGCCCAAGTCACCATCGCTGGCCGCGTAGTGCGCCCCATCGCCGAGCCGATTTGAGGAAGCCCATGGCGCTGCCCATCTGCATCCACATCCCCCCGCTGCCCCAGGCGCCCACCCTCACCCTCCCTGGCGGCGCCACCCTGCAGCACCACCAACTCCTGCAGGCCGTCCAGCCGGCGCTCGCGCCGCTCACGCCCCTCTTCGACATCATCGGCGCGGTGCTGGCCCTCGTCGAAGTCGTGAAGGCGATACCTGACGCGCTGGGGCCTCCGCCGGACCCGACAGCCATCGCCGCGGCTCTGCCCAAATTGGCCGAGAAGGTGTCCAAGCTGCTCCGCCTCGTCCCCCAGCTCTCGGTGCCGTACACGGTGGTGGGCGTCATCGACATCGTCCTCGGCGAGCTGGGCCATGCCCGTGGCCAGCTCCTCCACCTGCAACTGCGCCTATCGAGCGTCGCGCAGGCCCGGCAACGCGCC
It includes:
- a CDS encoding phage baseplate assembly protein V — its product is AWPLGTSGGGAKDTGFFAVPEVGAEVAVFFNQGDVDAPYYLSAHWGRPGGQSEVPEEAQVSPPDNRVLATPTFRVELDESAGHRKLKLTNRKTGDCLTFDAEENTVTLEATTALTLRAVGAISLEAAQVTIAGRVVRPIAEPI